The DNA segment TACTTTCGCAGCAACGGTTGAGGTTATTCATTTGCTTAAACTTAAATCGGTACTGGTAGATGTTGATTATGATACGTTTACGATTTCTACAGAAGCGATTAAAAAAGCGATTACCCCAAAAACAAAGGCCATTATTCCGGTTCATCTTTTCGGGCAGTGCGCCAATATGGAAGAAATTCTGAAAATTGCAGAACAGCATAATTTATATGTTATTGAAGATAATGCACAGGCGATCGGTGCAGAATTTACATTCTCCGACGGAAGTGTAAAAAAAGCAGGAACCATGTCTACGGTAGGAACCACTTCTTTTTTCCCTTCTAAAAATCTCGGATGCTATGGCGACGGAGGAGCTATTTTCACCAATAATGATGAATTAGCGCATCGTTTGAGAGGAATCGTGAATCATGGCATGTACGAAAGATATTATCATGATGAGGTTGGTGTAAATTCAAGATTGGACAGTATTCAGGCTGCTATTCTGCGAAAGAAACTTCCGCATTTAGATAATTATAATGAAGCAAGAAACAAAGCAGCTGATTATTACGATGAGGCTTTTGCAGGGCATGAGCACATTTTAACGCCGAAAAGAGCGGATAATTCTACTCATGTTTTCCATCAGTACACGTTGAGAATTTTAAACGGTCAACGCAATGACCTTCAGAAATTTTTAACGGAAAAAGAAATTCCGGCTATGATCTATTATCCAGTAGCCCTAAGAAAACAAAAGGCTTATTATCAGGAAAGCAATGATGCCGATTTCGTGAACACTGATAAGCTGCTGGATGAGGTTATTTCTCTTCCGATGCATACGGAACTGGATGAAGAGCAACTCAAGTATATTGCAGATGCGGTGCTGGAGTTTATGAAGTGATTTTTGTAATGAGAAAAAGAATATTCAGTAATAAAATAGTTTTTTATTTAGCGATCATCGTTACAATATTTCTTATTTTTTTCTCAATTATGTCATTTCTTTCATTATTTAATGATTTCAGCATTATTACCACTATTATGACTGTTTTTTCAATCGTTGTAAATTTATTTGCATTAGTACATTTAATTGAAAAATATAACAAGGCAGTTTTGTTTTTAAATCTAAGCTTAGGTATATTTATGCTTGATTCATTATTTTATATTGTTTTAGTACTTAAAATGTCTCTTGTGAATCTAGATAAAGTTCTAACTAGTTTTCATTTTAAGATTTTGCTTATTGGAACAATAATTCTGATAATTATTAACAAATATAGTCTTAAGGAAAATAAATCTGAAATAGAAATAGAATCTATAGGAAAACACAGTGAATAAAAAAAACAATACTTTGTCCAAGATTTCAAACTTGACAAAGTCCAAAAAAATACAATATGGCAATACTCGTAACAGGAGGTTTAGGATATATTGGTTCACACACGGTGGTGGAACTTTTGAATAACAATTTTGAAGTTGTTATTGTAGACGATTTATCCAATTCGGAGAAATTTATATTAAAAAATATTGAGGAAATTACCGGAAGAAAACCTGTCTTTTATCCTTTTGATTTAAAAAGAAGAGAACTTTTAACCCAGGTTTTTGATGCGCACCCTATTGACGGCTGTATTAATTTTGCCGCTTCAAAAGCGGTGGGAGAGAGCCAGATAAAACCGGTTGATTATTATGAAAACAATCTGTTCTCTCTGATCAATATCTTGCAGGAATTTAAAGAAAGAGGACTTTCCAATTTTATTTTCAGTTCTTCCTGTACAGTTTACGGCCAGGCGGATACGATGCCGATTGATGAAAATACACCGCTAAAAATGCCTGAAAGCGTTTATGGGAAAACCAAGCAAATGGGCGAAGAAATTTTAGCTGATTTTGCC comes from the Chryseobacterium nepalense genome and includes:
- a CDS encoding DegT/DnrJ/EryC1/StrS family aminotransferase: MKKIQMVDLQSQYYKIKNEVDNAVSNVMDSAAFINGPEVKSFQNELESYLDVKHVIPCANGTDALQIALMALDLKEGDEIITADFTFAATVEVIHLLKLKSVLVDVDYDTFTISTEAIKKAITPKTKAIIPVHLFGQCANMEEILKIAEQHNLYVIEDNAQAIGAEFTFSDGSVKKAGTMSTVGTTSFFPSKNLGCYGDGGAIFTNNDELAHRLRGIVNHGMYERYYHDEVGVNSRLDSIQAAILRKKLPHLDNYNEARNKAADYYDEAFAGHEHILTPKRADNSTHVFHQYTLRILNGQRNDLQKFLTEKEIPAMIYYPVALRKQKAYYQESNDADFVNTDKLLDEVISLPMHTELDEEQLKYIADAVLEFMK